The Blautia pseudococcoides genome segment TAAGGTTATATGCAATCTCCTGCAGCTCTCCTCAATGACGGATATTAGCTCCTCGTCTGTCAGGACTGTGACACGTCCCTCCTCATACTGGGCATCCACCCAGACTTTTATCATCTGCACCAGTTCACTGTTCTTCCGTACCTGGCTCTCACCCGAAAGGCGGTAGTGGTTGTTGATCCAGTGGGCAATACCTGCCAGGCCTGAAGTGTTGGAAACAGCCACCTGAGGCGGACGGCCCAGGAATTTATCCGTATCAAAGATATTGTAGATTTCCTCGTTTTTCAGCAGACCATCTGCGTGGATACCGGCCCTTGTCACATTGAATGCGCTTCCCACAAACGGTGTAGTGGAGGGAACCTTGTATCCAATCTCTTTTTCATAATATTCTGCAAGCTCTGTGATGACCCTTGTATCCATGCCATCCAGGGAGCCTTTGATCTGGGCATACTCAAATACCATGGCTTCCAGGGGGGTATTGCCGGTTCTCTCACCAATACCGAACAGGGAACAGTTCACACCGCTTGCGCCGTAGAGCCATGCGGTTGTGGAGTTGCTCACAGCTTTGTAAAAATCATTATGGCCGTGGAACTCTATCAGCTCAGAGGGGATTCCGGCATGTGTCAAAATACCGTAGATAATACCCGGTATGGAGCGGGGGATCACAGCACCGGGATAGTTGACGCCATAACCCATAGTGTCGCAGCACCGCACTTTGATCGGTATGGAATACTCCTCCATCAGTTTGTTCAGCTCCAAACAGAAGGGGATCACATAGCCGTAGATATCGGCTCTTGTAATATCCTCCAGATGGCATCTGGGGCTGATCCCTGTCTCCAGGCATTCACGGATCACACTCAAATAGTGCTCCATGGCCTCTCTTCTGGTCATTTTCATTTTATAGAAAATATGGTAAT includes the following:
- a CDS encoding beta/alpha barrel domain-containing protein, which gives rise to MINRAVRMNYHTNLLELEEHMYPLVDVQTPNVFHNLFPYTEVPKIAFNDRIVPHHMPDDIWITDTTFRDGQQSRAPYSTEQIVTIFDYLHKLGGPNGRIRQSEFFLYSKKDRDAVYKCLERGYKFPEVTSWIRASKKDFELVKDIGLKETGILVSCSDYHIFYKMKMTRREAMEHYLSVIRECLETGISPRCHLEDITRADIYGYVIPFCLELNKLMEEYSIPIKVRCCDTMGYGVNYPGAVIPRSIPGIIYGILTHAGIPSELIEFHGHNDFYKAVSNSTTAWLYGASGVNCSLFGIGERTGNTPLEAMVFEYAQIKGSLDGMDTRVITELAEYYEKEIGYKVPSTTPFVGSAFNVTRAGIHADGLLKNEEIYNIFDTDKFLGRPPQVAVSNTSGLAGIAHWINNHYRLSGESQVRKNSELVQMIKVWVDAQYEEGRVTVLTDEELISVIEESCRRLHITL